The following proteins come from a genomic window of Triticum aestivum cultivar Chinese Spring chromosome 6A, IWGSC CS RefSeq v2.1, whole genome shotgun sequence:
- the LOC123128077 gene encoding uncharacterized protein translates to MVGIFSRFSSGAGHRRAKSAVEVVETLAPNMETGESEPAADPGDSPHGIEVGIEFKPVEHPVEPVNLDQPVKCPLPEPSILHDGRIWQERMSTAGGRPRTDLPVVKEGSQLEPDSSTTRSRSALRRRAILPSVSAPEHNILALLDECDVPETQRPAE, encoded by the exons ATGGTCGGAATCTTCTCCAGGTTCTCTTCCGGCGCCGGCCACCGCCGCGCCAAGAGTGCCGTA GAGGTTGTGGAGACATTGGCGCCCAACATGGAGACCGGGGAGTCTGAGCCGGCAGCCGATCCTGGAGATAGCCCACACGGCATTGAGGTCGGCATCGAGTTCAAGCCGGTGGAGCACCCTGTGGAGCCTGTCAACCTTGACCAACCAGTGAAATGCCCGCTTCCTGAGCCATCTATACTGCAT GATGGGAGGATATGGCAAGAGAGGATGTCTACAGCGGGCGGGAGGCCGAGGACAGACCTTCCGGTCGTGAAGGAAGGATCACAGCTCGAGCCCGACAGCAGCACCACAAGGTCGCGGTCTGCGCTCCGGAGGCGCGCCATACTGCCCTCCGTGAGCGCCCCTGAGCATAACATCCTGGCGCTGCTTGACGAGTGCGACGTGCCTGAGACCCAGCGCCCTGCTGAATGA
- the LOC123128076 gene encoding ATPase family AAA domain-containing protein 3-B, whose protein sequence is MAAAAAKVGAAVLSAGAALAASSQRVNAEGGSGFRFPGFSSPAPAPAPAPAPGGPPPAAPAAEEAPPKPRNDNPRTTAAGFDPDALERAVELLREFEKRDDADVKKSFAHANKREETRQAEFAARKADYLKEAAQIELERTRVEYEEKKKLAQSQAEIKAQVARYEDELRRKRAQHEHEAQRARNQELVKMQEESAIKLEQLRRQSEEEINEIRRRTEKEKARIEQETMRLQKMADAEAKALELQLSEDVKRRLLIERANAEREKWVQAINTTFEHIGGGLRTILTDQNKLVVAVGGATALAAGIYTTREGARVVWGYVDRILGQPSLIRESSRGKYPWSGVPSRAMSTVTSKLKNGSNLGKDGKGFGDVILNPSLQKRVNQLANATANTKLHQAPFRNMLFYGPPGTGKTMAARELARESGLDYALMTGGDVAPLGSQAVTKIHQLFDWAKKSNRGLLLFIDEADAFLCERNKTYMSEAQRSALNALLFRTGDQSKDIVLALATNRPGDLDSAVADRIDEVLEFPLPGEEERSKLVKLYLDKYIVKAGEKRKGLFSFFRRQPQKIAVKGITDELIREAAAKTDGFSGREIAKLMASVQAAVYGSTECELTPGLFREVVDYKVAEHQQRRKIAGHA, encoded by the exons atggccgccgccgccgcgaaggTCGGGGCCGCCGTCCTCTCCGCCGGGGCGGCCCTCGCCGCGTCCTCCCAGAGGGTGAACGCGGAGGGCGGCTCGGGGTTCCGCTTCCCCGGCTTCTcctcccccgcccccgcccctgccCCCGCACCCGCCCCAGGcgggccgccgcccgccgcgcccgcCGCGGAGGAGGCGCCGCCCAAGCCCCGGAACGACAACCCGCGGACCACCGCCGCGGGGTTCGACCCCGACGCGCTGGAGCGCGCGGTCGAGCTGCTGCGCGAATTCGAAAAGAGAGATGATGCTGATGTCAAAAAG TCGTTCGCCCATGCTAACAAGCGGGAGGAGACGCGGCAAGCGGAGTTCGCTGCAAGGAAGGCCGACTACCTGAAGGAGGCTGCGCAGATCGAGCTC GAGAGGACACGTGTAGAGTATGAAGAGAAGAAAAAGCTTGCGCAAAGTCAAGCTGAAATAAAGGCACAAGTAGCTCGATATGAGGATGAGCTACGAAGGAAGAGAGCGCAGCATGAGCATGAGGCACAGAGGGCAAGAAACCAGGAGCTCGTGAAGATGCAAGAAGAATCTGCAATTAAGCTAGAACAGCTGAGACGCCAGAGTGAAGAGGAAATCAATGAAATACGGAGACGGACAGAGAAGGAAAAGGCACGAATAGAGCAGGAGACTATGAGACTGCAAAAAATGGCAGATGCGGAGGCGAAAGCACTTGAACTGCAACTGTCTGAAGATGTGAAACGGCGATTGCTTATTGAGCGGGCAAATGCTGAGCGGGAGAAGTGGGTCCAAGCAATAAATACAACTTTTGAGCATATAGGAG GTGGTCTCCGGACGATATTAACTGATCAGAATAAGCTAGTAGTAGCAGTTGGAGGCGCAACTGCACTTGCAGCTGGGATTTACACAACAAG GGAAGGTGCAAGAGTAGTCTGGGGTTATGTTGACCGTATTCTGGGTCAGCCATCACTGATCAGAGAGTCATCACGAGGGAAGTATCCTTGGTCAGGTGTCCCTTCACGTGCTATGAGTACTGTGACTAGCAAACTGAAAAATGGGAGCAATCTGGGGAAGGATGGGAAAGGTTTTGGTGATGTCATTCTGAATCCATCTCTTCAGAAGAGAGTGAACCAACTAGCTAATGCCACCGCAAACACGAAGCTTCACCAAGCCCCCTTTAGGAACATGCTTTTCTATGGGCCTCCTGGCACAGGGAAAACAATGGCAGCAAGAGAACTTGCTCGCGAATCT GGACTAGATTATGCACTGATGACTGGTGGAGATGTTGCACCATTAGGATCGCAAGCAGTCACCAAGATTCATCAGTTATTTGACTGGGCAAAGAAATCTAATAGAGGTTTACTCCTCTTCATTGATGAAGCTGACGCTTTCCTGTGCGA ACGGAACAAGACATACATGAGCGAAGCTCAAAGGAGTGCTCTGAATGCTCTCCTTTTCCGGACAGGTGACCAGTCCAAGGACATTGTGCTTGCACTAGCAACCAACCGGCCTGGTGACCTTGACTCCGCTGTTGCTGACCGTATCGATGAGGTTCTTGAATTCCCCCTGCCTGGGGAAGAAGAGAGGTCCAAGCTTGTCAAGCTATACCTTGACAAGTACATAGTGAAGGCTGGCGAAAAGCGAAAGGGCTTGTTCAGCTTCTTCCGCCGCCAGCCTCAGAAGATAGCGGTGAAGGGGATCACCGACGAGTTGATCCGGGAGGCTGCCGCCAAGACCGACGGCTTCTCTGGAAGAGAGATTGCGAAGCTGATGGCGAGCGTGCAGGCCGCTGTGTACGGGAGCACGGAGTGCGAGCTGACCCCGGGCCTGTTCCGCGAGGTTGTAGATTACAAGGTCGCCGAGCACCAGCAGAGGAGAAAGATAGCTGGTCATGCCTAG